The proteins below are encoded in one region of Aequorivita iocasae:
- a CDS encoding LOG family protein: MNQLDKICVFCGSSDGNDLAITDTAVRLGESFAERNITLVYGAAKIGVMGTIAKSVLDNNGNVIGIIPNFLKKKEVVHLGLTELITTENMHERKLKMQEQSDGFIALPGGMGTLEELFEIITWLQLGLHQKPIGLLNINGFYNDLIKMLETMVRKGFLSMDNYNLLLVDSNTQILLEKMENFKPPQLPKWLNSDRT; this comes from the coding sequence ATGAACCAGCTAGATAAAATATGCGTTTTCTGCGGCAGTAGCGACGGCAACGATCTCGCGATAACCGATACCGCTGTAAGACTGGGCGAAAGCTTTGCCGAGCGAAACATCACTTTGGTTTACGGCGCTGCCAAAATAGGCGTAATGGGCACCATCGCCAAGAGCGTTCTGGACAATAATGGAAATGTTATCGGCATCATCCCCAATTTCCTAAAAAAGAAAGAAGTGGTCCATTTAGGGCTTACCGAACTCATTACTACAGAAAATATGCACGAGCGCAAGCTAAAAATGCAAGAGCAGAGCGATGGCTTTATAGCACTCCCAGGCGGTATGGGCACCTTGGAAGAACTTTTTGAGATCATTACCTGGCTTCAGTTGGGGCTACACCAAAAACCCATAGGCTTACTCAATATCAACGGGTTTTATAATGATCTTATTAAAATGCTCGAAACCATGGTGCGCAAAGGCTTTCTTTCCATGGACAACTACAATCTACTTTTGGTTGATTCCAATACACAAATTCTTCTTGAGAAAATGGAAAATTTCAAACCACCCCAGTTACCGAAGTGGCTAAATTCCGACAGGACATAA
- the prmC gene encoding peptide chain release factor N(5)-glutamine methyltransferase: MTLKKLKTHFAESLKGLYPSEEILSFFHILAEEYLKLSRIEIALNPEKIVSETEIEKFQKAILRLQNHEPLQYITGKTEFYGLPFKVNKHTLIPRPETEELVEWIYREFSNQQSTINNHQFLDIGTGSGCIAISLAKNLPNAKASALDISEEALKIAQQNAEINKVEVDFIQMDILKTKTLPKKYDVIISNPPYVRELEKKQMQQNVLKYEPPSALYVSNEDPFLFYEKIASLAKNHLNQNGKLFFEINEYLAFELTTLLEGQGFKNMQVKKDIFGKDRMIKCNLNEPAR; encoded by the coding sequence TTGACTTTAAAAAAATTAAAAACCCACTTCGCCGAATCACTCAAAGGGTTATATCCTTCGGAAGAAATACTATCGTTTTTCCACATTCTTGCTGAAGAATATCTAAAACTGTCCCGTATTGAAATCGCTTTAAACCCTGAAAAAATCGTTTCAGAAACGGAAATCGAAAAATTTCAGAAAGCAATTCTTCGCCTACAAAATCACGAACCCCTTCAATACATAACGGGCAAAACCGAATTTTACGGCCTGCCTTTTAAAGTAAATAAACACACCCTAATTCCCCGCCCGGAAACAGAGGAGTTGGTGGAATGGATATATAGAGAATTCAGCAATCAGCAATCAACAATCAACAATCACCAATTTCTCGACATCGGCACCGGCAGCGGTTGCATCGCAATTTCACTTGCCAAAAATCTTCCCAATGCAAAAGCCTCGGCGTTGGACATTTCAGAAGAAGCCTTAAAAATTGCACAACAAAACGCTGAAATAAATAAAGTAGAAGTTGACTTTATCCAAATGGATATTTTAAAAACGAAAACACTTCCAAAGAAATATGACGTCATAATCTCAAACCCGCCCTACGTCCGCGAATTGGAAAAAAAACAGATGCAGCAAAACGTTTTAAAATATGAACCGCCTTCCGCACTGTACGTCAGTAATGAAGACCCATTTCTTTTTTATGAAAAAATTGCCTCCTTGGCAAAAAACCATTTAAACCAAAACGGCAAACTATTTTTCGAGATTAATGAGTATCTTGCTTTTGAATTGACCACGCTTTTAGAAGGCCAAGGATTTAAAAACATGCAAGTAAAAAAAGACATCTTTGGAAAGGATAGGATGATAAAATGTAACCTAAATGAACCAGCTAGATAA
- a CDS encoding GNAT family N-acetyltransferase — protein sequence MTAPIIRLIEKKDNPQIAKVIRNVLEDFNVPKVGTAYADKSLDCMFETYQKPRAVYFVVEENNKIIGGAGVAKLDNYAGNVCELQKMYFLPQARGRGVGAQMMEFCLAKAREFGFEKIYLETMEYMTHAQKLYKQAGFEYIDSALGDTGHYSCPVHMLKTL from the coding sequence ATGACCGCACCAATTATCCGTCTTATTGAAAAGAAGGACAATCCGCAAATAGCCAAGGTAATACGCAACGTATTGGAAGATTTCAACGTGCCAAAAGTAGGTACTGCCTATGCCGATAAATCACTGGATTGTATGTTTGAAACCTACCAAAAACCGAGGGCTGTTTATTTTGTGGTAGAAGAGAACAATAAAATAATAGGCGGAGCAGGGGTTGCCAAGTTAGACAACTACGCAGGCAACGTCTGCGAACTCCAAAAAATGTATTTCCTGCCCCAGGCCCGCGGAAGGGGAGTGGGCGCACAGATGATGGAATTCTGTTTGGCAAAAGCCCGCGAATTTGGGTTTGAAAAAATATATCTGGAAACCATGGAGTATATGACCCACGCCCAGAAACTTTATAAACAAGCAGGATTTGAATATATAGATAGCGCCTTGGGCGATACGGGCCATTATTCCTGCCCAGTTCATATGCTGAAAACACTGTAG